In one Alphaproteobacteria bacterium genomic region, the following are encoded:
- a CDS encoding caspase family protein: protein MAKITQVLLAGLLLAFVSHTANAEDRHALVIGNSSYSIGPLDNPRNDAQLMADVLRATGFEVTHHTDLTYRQFQRAVVQFGRDLQAAGEDTVGMVYYAGHAVQTNGENYLVPVDADIADTLDLEIQTLRVATLMKSLEAAGNRLNLVVLDACRNNPFKSISRSASRGLAKVDAPFGTLLAYSTSPGEIATDGTGRNSPYTAALARAMRTPGLPVEQVFKRVRIEVLEKTGNRQIPWESSSLTGDFYFLPEAPVAAAPAPAPVPESNSRDAEVEYWKSIANATDPTLFESYLSVYPDGLFVDIARQRVDSLTAQREAAAQQQAAQQRQAMASQAWQAVKDSEDPALVRSVIDQYPDTVYAQLAQVKLQSIQSRSQVAAVTPSVDDGERERLFWQSIQNSTERSDYRAYLDRFPDGTFAAIARNRAENGYQPQTAALGNAATAAHPYDGRWMVTWKVVGGYYNAVRWCAAGEKGTTEVEIRNGEFDGTLRSNFSGTAYVKIKIDEGGGVRFHARVPGWSVGTIANNFTIEGDGFDETLKSTGYCRAELAMRRK from the coding sequence ATGGCCAAGATTACTCAGGTGCTCCTGGCGGGCCTCCTTCTGGCATTCGTGTCTCACACCGCGAACGCCGAAGACCGGCACGCATTGGTGATCGGCAACAGTTCCTATTCCATTGGTCCTCTGGACAATCCGCGCAATGATGCGCAACTGATGGCCGATGTCCTGCGCGCGACCGGGTTTGAAGTCACGCATCATACGGATCTGACCTATCGACAGTTTCAGCGTGCTGTCGTTCAGTTCGGCCGCGATCTTCAGGCAGCGGGAGAGGACACGGTCGGCATGGTTTATTATGCCGGGCACGCGGTTCAGACCAACGGCGAGAATTACCTCGTTCCGGTCGACGCCGATATCGCCGATACCCTGGACCTTGAAATTCAGACGCTGCGCGTTGCAACCTTGATGAAGAGCCTTGAGGCTGCCGGCAACAGGCTCAACCTCGTGGTTCTGGACGCCTGCCGCAACAATCCGTTCAAAAGTATTTCCCGATCCGCAAGCCGCGGGCTGGCAAAGGTCGATGCGCCTTTTGGGACGCTTCTGGCCTATTCGACATCGCCAGGGGAGATCGCGACCGATGGCACGGGCCGAAACAGTCCGTATACGGCGGCGCTGGCGCGTGCCATGCGAACGCCCGGTCTCCCGGTGGAGCAGGTGTTCAAGCGTGTTCGCATCGAAGTTCTGGAAAAAACCGGCAACCGCCAGATCCCTTGGGAAAGCTCTTCCCTGACCGGGGACTTCTACTTCCTGCCCGAAGCGCCGGTGGCAGCGGCACCTGCGCCGGCACCCGTGCCGGAAAGTAACAGTCGCGATGCGGAGGTGGAGTATTGGAAGTCGATCGCGAATGCGACCGATCCGACGCTTTTTGAGAGTTATCTGTCCGTCTATCCCGATGGTCTTTTCGTCGATATCGCCAGGCAGCGTGTCGACAGCCTGACCGCACAACGCGAAGCGGCGGCGCAGCAGCAGGCCGCACAGCAGCGCCAGGCCATGGCATCCCAGGCCTGGCAGGCGGTCAAGGATAGCGAGGATCCCGCGCTGGTACGTTCCGTGATCGATCAGTATCCGGACACGGTTTATGCTCAGTTGGCGCAGGTGAAACTGCAATCGATTCAGAGCCGTTCCCAGGTCGCCGCCGTGACGCCATCCGTCGACGACGGAGAGCGGGAGCGACTGTTTTGGCAATCCATCCAGAACAGCACCGAGCGGTCGGATTACCGCGCCTATCTCGATCGCTTCCCGGACGGGACCTTTGCCGCCATTGCCCGTAATCGGGCGGAGAACGGGTATCAGCCCCAGACCGCAGCCCTGGGAAATGCCGCCACAGCCGCACATCCCTACGATGGCCGTTGGATGGTCACCTGGAAGGTCGTGGGGGGCTATTACAACGCCGTGCGCTGGTGTGCCGCCGGCGAGAAAGGGACGACGGAGGTCGAAATCAGGAACGGTGAGTTCGACGGTACCTTGCGGTCCAATTTCTCAGGAACGGCCTATGTGAAGATCAAGATCGATGAAGGGGGCGGGGTGCGTTTCCACGCCCGTGTCCCGGGCTGGAGCGTCGGCACCATCGCGAACAACTTCACGATTGAAGGCGACGGTTTCGACGAAACTCTGAAGTCGACCGGCTATTGCCGCGCCGAACTGGCGATGCGCCGAAAGTAG
- a CDS encoding M14 family metallopeptidase, translating into MTHSVERIPLKSPSPGTERFLTVHRFGERDARPKTYLQAALHADEWPGLMALNHLIPMLAEADAAGRITGEIVVLPYANPIGLSQRIGGAAAGRYAQDGSGNFNRNWPDLSAGAASYLNGALSGDAERDVPAMRAALLKAVGDLSTRTDTAHWRAQLLSLSIDADHVIDIHCDNESLAHLYCHRRHADQGVALAAYSDIPIVLLEEEAGGFSFDDCNAGVWRRMGDLVENGNSLPMACFGCTLELRGKDDISDELGHSDATGLYNFLIAQGAISGDAPEMPDAPEPYRLEEVDTVTALESGLLAYKADVGEMVREGQVLAELIDISAADPTKGRTVLRSETDGIFFARVDLRLVEAGERIGKVAGRKPLASRQQGALLED; encoded by the coding sequence ATGACCCATAGCGTGGAACGCATCCCCCTTAAATCGCCGTCTCCGGGTACGGAACGCTTTCTGACGGTTCATCGTTTTGGTGAACGCGACGCGCGGCCCAAGACCTATCTGCAGGCGGCGCTGCATGCCGATGAATGGCCGGGGCTGATGGCGTTGAACCACCTTATCCCGATGCTGGCCGAGGCGGATGCCGCGGGCCGGATCACCGGGGAGATCGTGGTGTTGCCCTATGCCAATCCGATAGGCCTGTCGCAGCGCATCGGTGGTGCTGCGGCAGGGCGCTATGCCCAGGACGGGTCCGGCAACTTCAATCGCAACTGGCCGGACCTGTCGGCCGGTGCGGCGTCCTATCTGAACGGCGCGTTGAGCGGTGACGCGGAGCGGGACGTTCCGGCCATGCGCGCGGCGTTGCTGAAGGCTGTCGGCGATCTGTCGACGCGCACGGACACTGCACACTGGCGTGCCCAGCTACTGTCGCTGAGCATCGATGCCGATCATGTCATCGACATTCACTGCGACAATGAAAGCCTGGCGCATCTCTATTGCCACCGCCGTCACGCGGATCAAGGGGTTGCCCTGGCGGCCTATTCCGACATTCCGATCGTCCTTCTGGAAGAGGAAGCCGGCGGATTCTCTTTCGACGATTGCAACGCCGGCGTATGGCGTCGCATGGGGGATCTGGTTGAGAACGGCAATAGTTTGCCGATGGCATGTTTCGGGTGCACCCTGGAACTGCGCGGGAAAGACGACATCAGCGACGAACTGGGCCACAGCGATGCAACGGGCCTCTATAATTTCCTCATTGCACAGGGCGCGATTTCCGGAGATGCGCCGGAAATGCCCGATGCGCCGGAACCCTATCGCCTGGAGGAGGTCGACACGGTAACCGCACTGGAAAGTGGTCTACTGGCCTACAAGGCCGACGTCGGCGAGATGGTGCGGGAAGGGCAGGTTCTGGCGGAATTGATCGACATTTCCGCCGCGGATCCCACCAAGGGGCGGACGGTCTTGCGCTCGGAGACCGACGGAATCTTCTTCGCCCGGGTTGATTTGCGACTGGTCGAGGCGGGAGAGCGCATTGGCAAGGTCGCCGGACGCAAACCGCTGGCCAGCCGCCAACAGGGCGCGCTGCTCGAAGATTAG
- a CDS encoding MinD/ParA family protein codes for MNAEIPTNNLIAVASGKGGVGKTWFAITLAHAMARAGRKVLLFDGDLGLANIDIQLGLMPKHDVGQAIAGKSRLSQCIERFPEGNFDVLAGRSGSGSLATLPPPRIERIGRELIALAGGYNHVLIDLGAGVDKTVQMLAAKAARTLLIVNDEPTSLTDGYAFIKLGWASHPEMDIQVVVNAAESANRGRRTYDTLAKSCEGFLRRKPGLAGIVRRDNRVREAIRAQQPLITRSPTSEAASDVEAIARSLI; via the coding sequence ATGAACGCGGAAATACCGACCAACAATCTGATCGCGGTCGCCTCCGGCAAAGGCGGGGTCGGCAAGACATGGTTTGCCATCACCTTGGCTCACGCGATGGCGCGGGCCGGGCGCAAGGTCCTGTTGTTCGATGGCGATCTCGGCCTCGCCAATATCGACATTCAGCTGGGCCTGATGCCGAAGCACGACGTGGGTCAGGCTATTGCGGGCAAGTCCCGCCTGAGCCAGTGCATCGAACGCTTTCCGGAGGGCAATTTCGACGTTCTGGCCGGCCGGTCCGGCAGCGGCTCCTTGGCCACGCTTCCGCCGCCGCGGATCGAGCGGATCGGACGAGAACTGATCGCACTGGCCGGCGGGTACAATCATGTGCTGATCGATCTCGGCGCCGGGGTCGACAAGACCGTGCAGATGCTCGCCGCAAAGGCCGCCCGGACGCTTCTGATCGTCAATGACGAGCCGACCTCACTGACCGACGGCTATGCCTTCATCAAGCTGGGCTGGGCCAGCCATCCGGAAATGGACATTCAGGTCGTCGTGAATGCGGCGGAGAGCGCCAACCGCGGTCGCAGGACGTATGATACCCTGGCGAAGTCCTGTGAAGGCTTCCTGAGACGCAAACCGGGCCTGGCCGGGATCGTACGACGCGACAATCGCGTGCGGGAGGCCATTCGCGCGCAGCAGCCGCTGATTACTCGGTCCCCGACCTCGGAAGCCGCATCGGATGTCGAAGCCATCGCCCGGTCGCTGATCTGA
- a CDS encoding gamma-glutamyltransferase translates to MAAAVAAGNSETARVAADVLRMGGNAFDAAIAGMTAACVTEPVLCSYGGGGFLMAAPSDQPVHIVDFFTQTPGRAVTDGLDFAEIHADFGTTTQAFHIGRAAAAVPGMVAGLFHIHRTLGRMPLKEALAPAIDLAREGAPLDPLQAIVLEVVTPIAMSTEGSRALYCNTDGSLKRTGDRFRPDGFADFLDALVTEGADLFYRGDVARAICRDCADGGLLTAEDLAGYRVATRPPRRLDYRGACISLNDLPSSGGPLIDFALTLMDRMKDPSATDSGQRAAILAEVMARTGDARRRSGFADDPGPDSLLRLFDEELPTSNTIALKTGGTTHLSIVDADGALAALSLSNGEGNGRVIPGTGIAMNNMLGEEDLNPGGFFTWRPNSRVSSMMSPCIASLPDGRRVALGSGGSNRIRSAILQVLLNLIDGDLTPEAAIAAPRLHVEKGHLSVEGGHPPAVVARLVQDFPDSQVWEDQSFFFGGVHLAGTGPDGVFAAGDPRRGGAAVLVA, encoded by the coding sequence ATGGCGGCGGCGGTAGCGGCTGGGAACAGTGAGACGGCGCGTGTCGCCGCGGACGTCCTGCGCATGGGCGGCAACGCCTTCGATGCCGCCATCGCCGGCATGACGGCGGCCTGTGTTACGGAGCCCGTTCTGTGTTCCTATGGCGGCGGCGGCTTTCTTATGGCCGCGCCGAGCGATCAGCCGGTTCACATCGTCGACTTCTTCACCCAGACCCCCGGGCGGGCGGTGACGGACGGACTGGATTTTGCCGAAATCCATGCCGATTTCGGGACGACCACCCAGGCCTTCCATATCGGGCGGGCCGCTGCGGCGGTGCCGGGCATGGTCGCCGGATTGTTCCACATCCATCGAACCCTGGGGCGAATGCCGCTGAAGGAGGCCCTGGCCCCGGCAATCGACCTGGCGCGGGAGGGCGCGCCCCTCGATCCGCTTCAGGCGATCGTGCTTGAGGTGGTGACCCCGATTGCGATGTCCACCGAGGGATCCCGTGCCCTATACTGCAACACCGACGGTAGCCTGAAACGCACCGGCGATCGCTTTCGTCCCGACGGGTTCGCAGATTTTCTGGATGCGCTCGTCACGGAAGGCGCGGACCTGTTCTACCGGGGCGACGTGGCCAGAGCGATCTGTCGCGATTGCGCAGATGGCGGGCTGCTGACGGCGGAGGATCTGGCCGGATACCGGGTTGCGACCCGACCGCCCCGGCGCCTCGACTACCGCGGCGCGTGCATCTCACTCAACGATCTGCCGTCCTCCGGTGGACCGCTGATCGATTTTGCCCTGACCCTGATGGACCGCATGAAGGACCCATCGGCAACGGATTCGGGACAGCGCGCCGCGATCCTCGCCGAGGTCATGGCCCGAACCGGCGACGCGCGCCGTCGCAGCGGGTTCGCCGACGACCCCGGCCCGGACAGCCTGCTGCGCCTGTTTGACGAGGAACTCCCGACGTCGAACACCATCGCGCTGAAGACCGGCGGCACCACGCATCTGTCGATTGTCGACGCAGACGGTGCGCTCGCCGCCCTGTCCCTGTCGAACGGGGAAGGGAATGGACGCGTCATTCCGGGCACCGGTATCGCCATGAACAACATGCTGGGAGAAGAGGACCTGAATCCCGGCGGGTTCTTCACCTGGCGGCCGAACAGCCGTGTCTCCTCGATGATGTCACCCTGCATTGCGTCCCTGCCGGATGGGCGGCGAGTGGCGTTGGGCAGCGGCGGGTCGAACCGGATACGCAGCGCCATCCTGCAGGTCCTGCTGAACCTGATCGACGGCGATCTGACGCCTGAAGCCGCCATTGCCGCCCCCCGACTGCATGTCGAGAAAGGACATCTGAGCGTTGAGGGCGGCCATCCGCCAGCGGTCGTCGCACGGCTGGTTCAGGACTTTCCCGACAGTCAGGTCTGGGAGGATCAAAGCTTTTTCTTCGGCGGTGTGCACCTGGCGGGAACCGGCCCGGACGGTGTATTTGCCGCGGGCGATCCGCGCCGCGGTGGCGCCGCCGTTCTGGTCGCCTGA
- a CDS encoding response regulator transcription factor produces MRILLVEDDRLTAQSIELMLSSEGYVVDHSEFGEDGLEIGKLYDYDLIILDLMLPDIDGYEVLRRLRDARIETPVLILSGLAEMDNKIKGLGYGADDYLTKPFDKRELMARIQAIVRRARGHSQSTINVGALSVNLDSRTVEIEGRPVHLTGKEFGIMELLALRKGSTLTKEMFPNHLYGGMDEPEAKIIDVFVCKLRKKLATAADGDNYIETVWGRGYVLRDPNEGGERKKAG; encoded by the coding sequence ATGCGCATCTTACTGGTAGAGGACGACCGCCTCACGGCACAAAGCATCGAACTGATGCTCTCGTCGGAGGGCTATGTCGTCGACCACTCGGAATTCGGCGAGGACGGGTTGGAAATCGGCAAATTGTACGATTACGACCTGATCATTCTGGATCTCATGCTTCCGGATATCGACGGATATGAAGTCCTTCGCCGCTTGCGCGATGCCCGAATTGAAACCCCTGTCCTGATCCTATCCGGACTGGCCGAGATGGATAACAAGATCAAGGGCCTGGGCTACGGCGCCGACGATTACCTGACCAAACCGTTCGACAAGCGCGAGTTGATGGCACGGATTCAGGCGATCGTGCGACGCGCGCGCGGCCATTCCCAATCCACCATCAATGTCGGCGCCTTGAGTGTGAACCTTGATTCCCGAACGGTGGAAATCGAAGGGCGACCGGTCCATCTGACCGGCAAGGAATTCGGCATCATGGAACTTCTGGCCCTGCGCAAGGGCTCGACACTGACCAAGGAGATGTTCCCGAACCATCTCTACGGCGGTATGGACGAACCGGAAGCCAAGATCATCGATGTCTTCGTCTGCAAACTGCGCAAGAAACTGGCGACGGCGGCGGACGGCGACAACTACATCGAAACCGTCTGGGGCCGGGGCTATGTGCTGCGGGATCCGAATGAGGGCGGTGAACGAAAAAAGGCCGGCTGA
- a CDS encoding flagellar FliJ family protein: MAKDTLETLIRLAGSEVDEARRGLQKVLAEEDRIRADIAALEASIEAESDLIRRQPELSGSFGLFLARAKVRRGELDTMLDDVLPRVEAARDVLAEAFANQKKYEIAKENRESAASEEARRREGIALDEIGLNAHRRRNE, translated from the coding sequence ATGGCGAAGGATACGCTCGAGACATTGATCCGCCTGGCCGGAAGCGAGGTCGATGAGGCACGTCGCGGATTGCAGAAGGTTCTGGCCGAAGAGGATAGGATACGGGCGGATATCGCGGCGCTTGAAGCATCCATCGAAGCGGAAAGCGACCTGATCCGCCGCCAGCCGGAGCTTTCCGGCAGTTTCGGCTTGTTCCTGGCGCGCGCAAAGGTGCGACGCGGAGAACTCGACACCATGCTGGACGATGTACTGCCACGGGTCGAAGCGGCCAGGGACGTTCTGGCCGAAGCGTTCGCAAATCAGAAGAAGTACGAAATCGCCAAGGAAAACAGAGAGTCTGCCGCCTCTGAGGAGGCGAGACGCCGGGAAGGAATCGCGCTGGACGAGATCGGCTTGAATGCGCACCGTCGCCGGAACGAGTGA
- a CDS encoding methyl-accepting chemotaxis protein — protein MIHDPKTLRSMVENMPINVMTCDLKSFKIDFLNAAARKTLKSIEHALPCPADRMLGTSIDVFHKNPAHQRKMLADVKNLPHRAVISIGGEKLDLHITPILDRRGKYIAPMVTWSVITEKARQEESVLVQQQMLDQIPVNAMMCELENFTITYANDATVRTLSGLEHLLPIKAKDLVGTSIDVFHKAPEHQRRLLRDESNLPYNTKIRLGPETLDLRVSAIHGNDGRYIAALLTWSVVTRQVKVADDFESNVKSIVDGVSSAATELQATSETMATGAEEANVQANTVAAASEELAKSIEEISSQVAKASDISRSGVERARNSNQQVQGLAEAASKIGDVVELINDIASQTNLLALNATIEAARAGEAGKGFAVVANEVKSLANQTARATDEIGSQIRSIQTATTGAVDAIGAITEIISQISEISGTISAAVEEQGTATKEVTANIAGVSQASSETGSAAGETLRAASELSRQAESLSSSVDDFLREVRAL, from the coding sequence ATGATCCACGATCCGAAAACTCTCCGGTCCATGGTTGAGAACATGCCGATCAACGTCATGACCTGCGACCTGAAATCCTTCAAGATCGACTTTCTGAACGCGGCTGCAAGGAAGACCCTGAAGTCGATCGAACATGCCCTCCCCTGCCCCGCCGACCGAATGCTGGGAACTTCGATCGACGTGTTTCACAAGAACCCCGCGCACCAGCGGAAGATGCTGGCCGACGTCAAGAACTTGCCGCATCGTGCGGTCATATCGATCGGCGGCGAAAAGCTGGACCTGCACATAACGCCGATCCTTGATCGTCGCGGCAAGTATATCGCCCCCATGGTGACATGGTCTGTCATCACGGAGAAGGCCAGGCAGGAGGAAAGCGTGCTGGTCCAGCAACAGATGCTGGACCAGATTCCGGTAAACGCGATGATGTGCGAACTGGAAAACTTCACCATTACCTACGCCAACGATGCAACGGTCCGCACCTTGTCCGGCCTGGAACACCTGCTGCCGATCAAGGCAAAGGATCTGGTCGGAACAAGCATTGACGTGTTCCACAAGGCGCCGGAACACCAGCGCAGGCTGCTGCGGGACGAAAGCAACCTGCCGTACAACACCAAGATCCGGTTGGGCCCGGAGACGCTGGACCTTCGGGTTTCCGCCATTCACGGAAATGACGGTCGATACATCGCGGCATTGCTGACCTGGTCGGTCGTGACGCGTCAGGTCAAAGTGGCGGACGATTTTGAATCCAATGTGAAATCCATCGTCGACGGCGTCTCGTCCGCGGCGACCGAGCTACAGGCGACATCCGAAACGATGGCCACAGGAGCCGAAGAAGCGAATGTTCAGGCCAATACGGTTGCCGCCGCCTCCGAAGAACTCGCGAAATCCATTGAGGAAATCAGCAGCCAGGTCGCCAAGGCGTCCGACATTTCCCGCAGCGGCGTGGAGCGGGCGCGCAATTCCAACCAGCAGGTCCAGGGCCTGGCCGAGGCTGCGTCGAAGATTGGCGACGTCGTGGAACTGATCAACGACATTGCCAGCCAGACGAACCTTCTGGCGCTAAACGCGACAATCGAGGCGGCGCGCGCCGGTGAAGCCGGCAAGGGGTTCGCTGTCGTCGCGAATGAAGTCAAGTCGCTGGCCAACCAGACCGCAAGAGCCACGGACGAAATCGGTAGCCAGATCCGCAGCATCCAGACCGCAACGACCGGCGCGGTCGACGCGATCGGTGCCATTACGGAAATCATCTCCCAGATCAGCGAAATTTCCGGAACGATCTCTGCCGCCGTGGAGGAACAAGGGACGGCCACGAAGGAAGTCACCGCCAACATTGCCGGTGTCAGCCAGGCCTCCAGCGAAACCGGATCCGCCGCCGGTGAGACGTTGCGGGCTGCCTCCGAGCTAAGCCGTCAGGCCGAATCCCTCTCCTCCTCCGTCGACGACTTCCTCCGCGAGGTCCGCGCCCTGTAA
- the fliI gene encoding flagellar protein export ATPase FliI: MTTVLDHLIADFSRIPTRSIHGRVAAVQGMLVEIEGVDGHLSIGDRCTLHARRGKKIPCEVIGFRDKRALAMPYGALEGVALGTRAVILNSEPAIRPTDAWLGRVINAFAEPVDGQGPLTMGEKPYAVRAEPVPAHRRRRTGAKIDLGVRCLNTFTTCCRGQRMGIFAGSGVGKSVLMAMMARFSEAEVIVIGLIGERGREVQEFIQDELGPEGLARSVVVVATSDESALMRREAAHVTLSVAEYFRDQGKDVLCLMDSVTRFAMAQREIGLSAGEPPATKGYTPTVFAELPRLLERAGPGAGEGTITGLFTVLVEGDDHNEPISDAVRGILDGHIVLDRTIAHRNRFPAVNILRSVSRTMPDCNTEEQTALVNRARRLLAAYDDMAELIRLGAYRKGSDPLVDEAISYNGPLEAFIGQAKHERSNLEQGYQELAEVLGETYGEAGSAAADD, encoded by the coding sequence ATGACGACGGTACTGGACCACCTCATTGCGGATTTCAGCCGCATTCCGACACGCAGCATCCACGGCCGTGTCGCCGCGGTTCAGGGCATGCTGGTCGAGATTGAGGGCGTCGATGGACATCTGTCGATCGGCGACCGGTGCACCCTGCATGCCCGGCGTGGGAAAAAGATCCCCTGCGAGGTCATCGGCTTTCGCGATAAGCGCGCGCTGGCCATGCCTTACGGCGCGCTGGAGGGCGTCGCGCTTGGAACGCGGGCTGTCATCCTGAACAGCGAACCGGCCATTCGGCCGACAGACGCCTGGCTCGGCCGGGTCATCAATGCCTTTGCCGAACCGGTCGACGGCCAGGGACCGCTGACCATGGGAGAGAAGCCCTATGCTGTGCGCGCGGAACCGGTTCCGGCGCATCGCCGTCGGCGTACCGGCGCGAAGATTGACCTCGGCGTGCGCTGCCTCAACACATTCACGACCTGTTGCCGCGGTCAGCGCATGGGCATATTTGCCGGTTCCGGTGTCGGCAAGTCCGTGCTGATGGCGATGATGGCCCGCTTCTCGGAAGCCGAAGTGATCGTCATCGGTCTGATCGGAGAGCGCGGTCGCGAAGTTCAGGAGTTCATCCAGGACGAACTCGGCCCGGAAGGGTTGGCCCGAAGTGTGGTCGTCGTCGCCACGTCGGACGAATCAGCGCTGATGCGGCGAGAGGCCGCCCATGTGACCCTGTCCGTGGCGGAATATTTCCGGGACCAGGGAAAGGACGTCCTGTGCCTGATGGACAGTGTCACCCGTTTCGCAATGGCCCAGCGCGAGATCGGACTGTCGGCCGGGGAACCGCCGGCGACGAAAGGCTATACGCCGACGGTCTTTGCCGAGTTGCCGCGCCTGCTGGAGCGGGCGGGGCCGGGCGCCGGCGAGGGGACGATTACCGGACTCTTTACCGTGCTGGTCGAGGGGGATGACCATAACGAGCCGATTTCCGATGCGGTGCGGGGGATTCTGGACGGGCATATCGTCCTCGACCGGACAATTGCGCATCGCAATCGGTTTCCGGCCGTGAACATTCTTCGGTCCGTCTCCCGAACCATGCCGGATTGCAACACAGAGGAGCAGACGGCGCTGGTGAACCGGGCGCGTCGCCTGCTCGCGGCCTATGACGACATGGCGGAACTGATCCGTCTCGGCGCCTATCGGAAGGGATCGGATCCGCTGGTGGATGAGGCGATTTCCTATAACGGTCCGTTGGAGGCCTTTATCGGGCAGGCCAAGCACGAACGTAGTAACCTTGAACAGGGGTATCAGGAACTTGCGGAGGTTCTGGGGGAAACCTACGGCGAGGCCGGCTCCGCTGCGGCTGATGACTGA